Proteins encoded within one genomic window of Bradyrhizobium sp. 186:
- the boxC gene encoding 2,3-epoxybenzoyl-CoA dihydrolase: MAGEDRRLAGGATFIDFQTEPSRYRHWKLAVDGDVATLTMDVDENGGLFEGYLLKLNSYDLGVDIELADAVQRLRFEYPEVKVVVMRSAKNRVFCAGANIRMLAGSTHAHKVNFCKFTNETRNGMEDSSENSGQRFITVVNGSAAGGGYELALATDYIMLADDGASAVALPEVPLLAVLPGTGGLTRVVDKRKVRRDHADFFCTIEEGVKGKRAVQWRLVDEIAPNSKLEGKVVERAKEFAAASKRNGSGKGIALSPVRRAIDETSLRYGFVTVDIDRAARIATISIKAPEAAPPADIDGLMAQGAAFWPLQVARELDDAILHLRINELEIAMLVFKSHGDRAHVLACDAFLEANKAHWLVNEIRHYWKRVLKRIDVTSRTLVTLVEPGSCFAGTLAELVFAADRSYMLIGTRQGDNRPPPSIELSAMNFGPYPMSHGLTRLQSRFQADPSDVDRAEGTVGTSLDAEEAEELGLVTFALDDIDWDDEVRVFLEERASFSPDSLTGMEASLRFVGPETMESKIFSRLTAWQNWIFQRPNAVGEEGALRRYGSGQKPKFDMTRV, translated from the coding sequence ATGGCCGGGGAAGATCGGCGCCTCGCAGGCGGTGCGACATTCATCGATTTCCAGACCGAACCGTCCCGCTACCGGCACTGGAAGCTCGCGGTCGACGGTGACGTCGCGACCCTGACCATGGACGTCGACGAGAACGGCGGCCTGTTCGAAGGCTATTTACTCAAGCTCAACTCCTACGATCTCGGCGTCGACATCGAGCTTGCCGATGCGGTCCAGCGGCTGCGCTTTGAGTATCCCGAGGTGAAGGTCGTGGTGATGCGCTCGGCCAAGAACCGCGTGTTCTGCGCCGGCGCCAATATCCGCATGCTCGCGGGCTCAACCCACGCTCACAAGGTCAACTTCTGCAAGTTCACCAATGAGACCCGCAACGGCATGGAGGATTCATCCGAGAATTCCGGCCAGCGCTTCATCACGGTGGTGAACGGCTCGGCCGCCGGCGGCGGCTATGAGCTTGCGCTCGCCACCGACTACATCATGCTCGCCGATGACGGCGCGTCTGCGGTGGCGCTGCCTGAAGTGCCGCTGCTCGCGGTGCTGCCGGGCACCGGCGGGCTGACGCGCGTCGTCGACAAGCGCAAGGTGCGCCGCGACCATGCCGACTTCTTCTGCACCATCGAGGAAGGCGTGAAGGGCAAGCGCGCCGTGCAGTGGCGTCTCGTCGACGAGATTGCGCCGAATTCAAAGCTCGAAGGCAAGGTCGTCGAGCGCGCCAAGGAGTTTGCAGCCGCTTCGAAGCGCAACGGCAGCGGCAAGGGCATCGCGCTGTCGCCGGTCAGGCGCGCGATCGACGAGACCAGCCTGCGCTACGGTTTCGTCACCGTCGACATCGACCGTGCCGCGCGTATCGCCACCATCTCGATCAAGGCCCCTGAAGCCGCGCCGCCCGCCGACATCGACGGCCTGATGGCGCAGGGCGCCGCGTTCTGGCCGCTCCAGGTCGCGCGCGAGCTTGATGACGCGATCCTGCATCTGCGCATCAACGAGCTCGAGATCGCCATGCTGGTGTTCAAGAGCCATGGCGACCGCGCCCATGTGCTCGCCTGCGACGCCTTCCTCGAAGCCAACAAGGCGCACTGGCTGGTCAATGAGATCCGGCACTACTGGAAGCGCGTATTGAAGCGCATCGACGTCACCTCGCGCACGCTGGTGACGCTGGTCGAGCCCGGCTCCTGCTTTGCCGGCACGCTGGCCGAGCTCGTCTTCGCCGCCGACCGCTCCTACATGCTGATCGGCACGCGCCAGGGCGACAACCGGCCGCCGCCATCGATCGAGCTTTCCGCGATGAATTTCGGCCCGTATCCGATGAGCCATGGCCTGACCCGCCTGCAATCGCGCTTCCAGGCCGACCCGTCCGATGTGGATCGCGCGGAAGGTACCGTCGGCACAAGCCTCGATGCCGAGGAGGCCGAGGAGCTCGGCCTCGTCACCTTCGCGCTCGACGACATCGACTGGGACGACGAGGTCCGTGTGTTCCTCGAGGAGCGCGCCAGCTTCTCGCCCGACAGCCTCACCGGCATGGAAGCGAGCCTGCGCTTCGTCGGCCCCGAGACGATGGAATCGAAAATCTTCTCGCGCCTGACCGCCTGGCAGAACTGGATCTTCCAGCGCCCGAACGCCGTCGGCGAGGAAGGCGCGTTGCGCCGCTACGGCAGCGGGCAGAAGCCGAAATTCGATATGACGAGGGTGTAG
- a CDS encoding alpha/beta hydrolase translates to MTNLTPTGFLNIGNASLEYKWLAPQSADTPTIVMLHEGLGSVGLWGDFPEKLQQATGAGVFVYSRAGYGQSSPVSLPRPLDYMQREALDVLPKLLDAIGFKRGLLLGHSDGASIAAIYAGAHQDHRLHGLVLMAPHFIVEDISVKSIAAIKTTYETTDLKAKLGRWHKDVDNAFYGWNRAWLDPKFRDWDISEYLAYIRVPVMILQGVDDQYGTPRQVAIAQEECYCPVDLKVISDAGHSPHREAPGATLDAIVQFAAAALRDDQGLQGRAA, encoded by the coding sequence ATGACCAACCTCACCCCCACCGGCTTCCTCAACATCGGCAACGCCAGCCTCGAATACAAATGGCTCGCGCCGCAAAGCGCTGACACCCCCACCATCGTCATGCTGCATGAAGGGCTCGGCTCGGTCGGTCTGTGGGGCGACTTCCCGGAAAAGCTGCAGCAGGCGACCGGCGCCGGCGTCTTCGTCTATTCGCGCGCGGGCTATGGCCAGTCGAGCCCGGTGAGCCTGCCGCGCCCGCTCGACTACATGCAGCGCGAGGCGTTGGACGTGCTGCCGAAGCTGCTTGACGCGATCGGCTTCAAGCGCGGCCTGCTGCTCGGCCATTCCGACGGCGCCTCGATCGCGGCGATCTACGCCGGTGCGCATCAGGATCACCGGCTGCACGGTCTCGTGCTGATGGCGCCGCATTTCATCGTCGAGGACATCTCGGTGAAATCGATCGCCGCGATCAAGACCACCTACGAGACCACGGACCTCAAGGCAAAACTCGGGCGCTGGCACAAGGACGTCGACAACGCCTTCTACGGCTGGAACCGCGCCTGGCTCGATCCCAAATTCCGTGACTGGGACATCTCCGAATACCTCGCCTATATCCGAGTCCCCGTCATGATCCTGCAAGGCGTGGACGACCAATATGGGACCCCGCGTCAGGTCGCGATCGCGCAGGAAGAGTGTTATTGTCCGGTAGATTTGAAAGTCATTTCAGACGCGGGGCATTCCCCGCATCGTGAAGCGCCGGGGGCGACGCTTGACGCAATCGTACAATTTGCTGCAGCGGCCCTGCGCGACGATCAGGGCCTTCAGGGACGCGCCGCATGA
- a CDS encoding lysylphosphatidylglycerol synthase domain-containing protein, translating into MLEAIRRAMSFLRQKQILHKLGVVISVAVIGIACYVLYHMLRGIDSNEVIEAIKSTEPRQIAMAALFVAAGYFTLTFYDLFAVRAIGHAHVPYRINALAAFTSYSIGHNVGASVFTGGAVRYRIYSAYGLNAIDVAKICFLAGLTFWLGNAAVLGLGISYHPEAAAAIDQLPPWLNRTMALMIIVALVGYVVWVWTQPRVVGRGPWTVVLPGGPLTLLQIAIGIIDLGFCALAMYVLVPDEPNLGFVVVAVIFVSATLLGFASHSPGGLGVFDAAMLVGLWQMDREELLGGMLLFRVLYYLSPFVISVILLTFREVIIGARSKRLQQAALKLDPGPAREAAYVRERSDSGA; encoded by the coding sequence ATGCTGGAAGCCATACGCAGGGCGATGTCGTTTCTGCGCCAGAAGCAAATCCTGCATAAGCTTGGCGTTGTGATCAGCGTCGCGGTCATCGGCATCGCTTGTTATGTGCTCTACCACATGCTGCGAGGCATCGACTCCAATGAGGTGATTGAGGCGATCAAGAGCACCGAGCCGCGCCAGATTGCGATGGCGGCGCTGTTCGTGGCTGCGGGCTATTTCACCCTGACCTTCTACGATCTGTTCGCCGTGCGCGCGATCGGCCATGCCCACGTGCCTTACCGCATCAACGCGCTCGCAGCCTTCACCAGTTACTCGATCGGCCACAATGTCGGCGCCAGCGTCTTCACCGGCGGCGCGGTGCGCTACCGCATCTATTCGGCCTATGGCCTCAACGCGATCGACGTCGCAAAAATCTGCTTCCTCGCCGGCCTGACCTTCTGGCTCGGTAACGCCGCCGTGCTGGGCCTCGGCATCTCCTATCATCCGGAGGCCGCCGCGGCGATCGACCAACTCCCGCCCTGGCTGAACCGGACGATGGCGCTGATGATCATCGTGGCGCTGGTCGGCTACGTGGTCTGGGTCTGGACCCAGCCGCGGGTGGTCGGCCGCGGGCCCTGGACCGTTGTGCTGCCGGGCGGCCCGCTGACGCTGCTCCAGATTGCGATCGGCATCATCGATCTCGGCTTCTGCGCGCTCGCGATGTACGTGCTGGTCCCGGATGAACCCAATCTCGGCTTTGTCGTTGTCGCGGTGATCTTCGTCTCGGCGACGCTGCTCGGCTTCGCCAGTCACTCGCCCGGGGGCCTCGGGGTGTTCGACGCCGCCATGCTGGTGGGCCTCTGGCAGATGGACAGGGAGGAGCTTCTGGGCGGCATGCTCCTGTTCCGCGTCCTCTATTATCTGTCCCCTTTCGTCATATCTGTAATCTTGCTGACGTTTCGCGAAGTTATAATCGGCGCCCGATCGAAGCGCTTGCAGCAGGCGGCGCTCAAGCTCGACCCCGGCCCGGCGCGTGAAGCCGCCTATGTGAGAGAGCGCAGCGACAGCGGCGCCTGA
- the boxB gene encoding benzoyl-CoA 2,3-epoxidase subunit BoxB, which translates to MNVDYSTKIPNNVNLAEDRQVLKALEGWHPGYMDWWSDMGPEGFQESLVYLRTAYSVDPRGWAKFDYVRMPDYRWGILLAPQEENRVVPFGEHFGEPAWQEVPGEYRAMLRRLIVIQGDTEPASVEQQRHLGKTAPSLYDMRNLFQVNVEEGRHLWAMVYLLQKYFGRDGREEADDLLRRRSGDADSPRMLGAFNEATPDWLSFFMFTYFTDRDGKMQLHSLAQSGFDPLSRTCRFMLTEEAHHMFVGETGITRVVQRTCDAMKEAGIIDPTDIAKVRALGVIDLPTIQKKLNLHYTLSLDLFGSEVSTNAANAFNTGIKGRYHETQIEDDHQLKNATYPVLKFIDGEIKLVDEPALTALNMRLRDDYSQDCVKGMLRWNKVISTAGYDFQLKLPNVAFHRHIGEFKDVHATPDGLLIDDATWARRKDDWLPSTADGDFISSLMQPVTETGQFASWISPPKVGIDNKPGDFEYVKIES; encoded by the coding sequence ATGAACGTCGACTACTCGACCAAGATTCCGAACAACGTCAATCTCGCCGAAGACCGCCAGGTGCTGAAGGCACTGGAAGGCTGGCATCCCGGCTACATGGATTGGTGGAGCGACATGGGGCCGGAAGGCTTCCAGGAATCGCTGGTGTATCTGCGCACCGCCTATTCGGTCGATCCGCGCGGCTGGGCCAAGTTCGATTATGTGCGCATGCCCGACTATCGCTGGGGCATTCTGCTTGCACCGCAGGAGGAAAACCGCGTCGTTCCGTTCGGCGAGCATTTTGGCGAGCCGGCCTGGCAGGAAGTCCCGGGCGAATATCGCGCCATGCTGCGCCGCCTGATCGTGATCCAGGGCGACACCGAGCCGGCTTCCGTCGAGCAGCAGCGCCACCTCGGCAAGACCGCGCCCTCGCTCTACGACATGCGCAATTTGTTCCAGGTCAATGTCGAGGAAGGCCGCCATCTCTGGGCGATGGTGTACCTGCTGCAGAAATATTTCGGTCGCGACGGCCGCGAGGAGGCGGACGATTTGTTGCGCCGCCGTTCGGGCGACGCCGACTCGCCGCGCATGCTGGGCGCCTTCAACGAGGCGACGCCGGACTGGCTATCCTTCTTCATGTTCACCTACTTCACCGACCGCGACGGCAAGATGCAGCTGCACAGCCTCGCGCAGTCGGGCTTCGATCCGCTGTCGCGCACTTGCCGCTTCATGCTGACGGAAGAAGCCCACCACATGTTCGTCGGCGAGACCGGCATCACCCGCGTCGTGCAGCGCACCTGCGATGCGATGAAGGAGGCCGGCATCATCGATCCGACCGACATCGCAAAGGTTCGCGCGCTCGGCGTCATCGACCTGCCGACCATCCAGAAGAAGCTGAACCTGCACTATACCTTGTCGCTCGACCTGTTCGGCTCGGAAGTCTCGACCAACGCGGCAAACGCCTTCAACACCGGCATCAAGGGCCGCTATCACGAGACCCAGATCGAGGACGATCACCAGCTCAAGAACGCGACCTATCCGGTGCTCAAGTTCATCGACGGCGAGATCAAACTGGTTGACGAGCCGGCGCTGACCGCACTCAACATGCGGCTGCGTGACGACTACAGCCAGGATTGCGTCAAGGGCATGCTGCGCTGGAACAAGGTGATCTCGACCGCGGGCTACGACTTCCAGCTCAAGCTGCCCAACGTCGCCTTCCATCGCCACATCGGCGAGTTCAAGGACGTCCATGCAACGCCGGATGGTCTTTTGATCGACGACGCCACCTGGGCCAGGCGCAAGGATGATTGGCTGCCCTCGACCGCCGACGGCGACTTCATCAGCTCGCTGATGCAGCCCGTCACCGAGACCGGCCAGTTCGCCTCCTGGATCTCGCCGCCGAAAGTCGGCATCGACAACAAGCCGGGTGACTTCGAGTACGTGAAGATCGAGTCGTAG
- a CDS encoding OmpA family protein, with protein MQKLFRWASKWWPGLIPLAVMWGFAAWNNTLPVEADLSARSSAALKDTVLDKTRIAIDGRDVSLAADAFSEEGRRDAVMAVETVPGVRLVDDRTRLVPEAKPFVWNAERDVVRVTLSGSAPLPSMKGRLTEAARKEVGGVEVADQMGLARGAPPRFEAAAMLLLDQIGKLKDGKITISDTKVNLSGMARELGGREAIGAALKNLPEGFSIAANEIKAPPYIFQAYKDPVAATVTLTGYVPDNNVHAMIATGASRKFFNEKVVDNLKASIGAPGSFNTAVVAALGALSRLSTGTLVVSDREVELSGDALYEGAANDIRAGLSKDFPKTWQYKPEITVKPAAGPVDGTVCQQLFSELLGKGKIRFEAKRANIDPDSAGILDHLIETALRCPTTNIEVAGHTDADGEDAFNQAISEKRAQAVIDYLVKAGLPANRFTAVGYGSMQPVAGNDTDDGKAQNRRIEFLVR; from the coding sequence ATGCAAAAGCTTTTCAGGTGGGCCAGCAAATGGTGGCCAGGGTTGATCCCCCTGGCCGTCATGTGGGGATTTGCGGCCTGGAACAACACGCTGCCGGTCGAGGCCGACCTGTCGGCCCGCAGTTCGGCCGCGCTCAAGGACACCGTCCTGGACAAGACCCGGATCGCGATCGATGGCCGCGACGTCAGCCTGGCCGCGGACGCCTTCTCCGAGGAAGGGCGCCGCGATGCGGTCATGGCGGTCGAGACCGTCCCCGGGGTGCGCCTGGTCGACGATCGGACCCGCCTGGTTCCCGAAGCAAAGCCCTTCGTCTGGAACGCCGAGCGTGATGTGGTGCGCGTGACCCTGTCGGGCTCCGCGCCGCTGCCGTCGATGAAAGGCCGGCTGACGGAGGCGGCGCGCAAGGAAGTCGGCGGGGTCGAGGTGGCGGATCAGATGGGCCTGGCGCGCGGCGCCCCGCCGCGTTTCGAGGCTGCCGCGATGCTGTTGCTCGACCAGATCGGCAAGCTGAAGGATGGCAAGATCACGATCTCCGACACCAAGGTCAATCTGTCGGGCATGGCGCGCGAACTCGGCGGCCGCGAGGCGATCGGAGCCGCGCTGAAGAACCTGCCCGAGGGGTTTTCGATCGCCGCCAACGAGATCAAGGCGCCGCCCTACATCTTCCAGGCCTACAAGGATCCGGTTGCCGCGACGGTGACGCTGACCGGCTACGTGCCCGACAACAACGTGCACGCGATGATCGCAACCGGCGCGTCGCGAAAGTTCTTCAACGAAAAGGTCGTCGACAATCTCAAGGCCAGCATCGGGGCGCCTGGCTCCTTCAACACCGCTGTGGTCGCAGCGCTCGGCGCGCTGTCGCGGCTGTCGACCGGCACGCTCGTGGTGTCCGATCGCGAGGTGGAACTTTCGGGTGATGCGCTGTACGAAGGCGCGGCCAACGACATCCGCGCTGGCCTGAGCAAGGACTTCCCAAAAACCTGGCAGTACAAGCCTGAAATCACCGTGAAGCCCGCGGCGGGCCCGGTGGACGGCACCGTCTGCCAGCAATTGTTCTCGGAGCTCCTCGGCAAGGGCAAGATCCGCTTCGAGGCGAAGCGCGCCAACATCGATCCGGATTCCGCCGGCATCCTCGATCATCTCATCGAGACGGCGCTGCGCTGTCCCACCACCAATATCGAGGTCGCCGGGCACACTGATGCCGACGGTGAGGACGCCTTCAACCAGGCCATTTCCGAGAAGCGCGCGCAGGCGGTGATCGATTATCTGGTCAAGGCCGGCCTGCCCGCCAACCGCTTCACCGCGGTCGGCTATGGCAGCATGCAGCCCGTCGCCGGCAACGATACCGACGACGGCAAGGCCCAGAACCGCCGTATCGAATTTCTGGTGAGGTAA
- a CDS encoding polysaccharide deacetylase family protein, whose amino-acid sequence MKQLRNNVIRAGLGALYFSGAHHLLRPLLSGVGAIFMLHHVRPAREAAFQPNRHLEVTPDFLRATLCHLRSRDIDVVSMDELHERLAQGRFARRFAAFTLDDGYRDNLEFALPVLREFDAPLAVYVASDFAEGTGRLWWTALEAVIAKTDQIEVQIGNAALRLDATSPAAKQAAFDRLHDWLRALSGEHDLKREIEALCARYGVDIAALCRGLCLSWDEVKQLSADPLVTIGAHTISHCNLARQSEEIAAQEMALSRVRIEHALERAVLHFAYPYGDREAAGGREFALASAAGFKTAVTTRPGMLFAENAGHMTALPRVSLNGNYQDTRILPVLTSGAATAMWNGFRRFAAA is encoded by the coding sequence ATGAAACAACTCCGTAACAACGTCATCCGCGCCGGGCTGGGAGCACTCTATTTCAGCGGTGCGCACCACCTGTTGCGCCCGCTTTTGTCGGGCGTCGGCGCTATTTTCATGCTGCATCACGTGCGCCCGGCCCGCGAGGCCGCGTTCCAGCCGAACCGGCACCTCGAAGTCACCCCCGATTTCTTGCGCGCAACCCTGTGCCATTTGCGCTCGCGCGACATCGACGTCGTCAGCATGGACGAGCTGCATGAGCGGCTGGCGCAAGGCCGCTTTGCCCGCCGCTTTGCCGCCTTCACCCTCGACGACGGCTATCGCGACAATCTCGAATTTGCCCTGCCGGTGCTGCGTGAATTTGACGCGCCCTTGGCCGTCTATGTCGCGAGCGATTTTGCCGAAGGCACCGGACGGCTGTGGTGGACCGCGCTTGAGGCCGTGATCGCCAAGACCGATCAGATCGAGGTACAGATCGGCAACGCCGCGCTGCGGCTCGATGCGACGTCGCCCGCGGCAAAGCAGGCGGCGTTCGACCGCCTGCACGACTGGCTGCGCGCGTTGTCGGGCGAGCACGACCTCAAGCGCGAGATCGAGGCGCTCTGCGCCAGATACGGCGTCGACATCGCCGCACTGTGCCGCGGCCTCTGCCTGTCCTGGGACGAGGTGAAGCAGCTCTCCGCCGATCCACTGGTCACGATCGGCGCGCACACTATCAGCCATTGCAATCTGGCCAGGCAGAGCGAGGAGATCGCCGCGCAGGAGATGGCACTGAGCCGCGTGCGGATCGAGCATGCGCTGGAGCGTGCCGTGCTGCACTTCGCCTATCCCTATGGCGATCGCGAAGCTGCGGGCGGGCGCGAATTCGCGCTTGCCTCGGCCGCAGGCTTCAAGACCGCGGTGACGACGCGGCCCGGCATGCTGTTCGCTGAGAACGCCGGCCACATGACCGCGCTGCCGCGCGTCTCGCTCAACGGCAATTACCAGGACACGCGGATCCTCCCGGTGCTGACCTCGGGTGCCGCGACAGCGATGTGGAACGGCTTTCGTAGATTTGCAGCGGCTTAA